In Candidatus Poribacteria bacterium, the genomic stretch GTTTGCCTCGCAGTAGAGTTAAACGCCTGTGGTTAAACGCCTGTTGCCTCGCAGTGAGAGTTACTTTTATTGTTACTGCCACAAGACACCTCTTAACTGATAACTGGTAACTGATAACTGATAACCATTACGCAGTTTTAAGTGCTTCGGATTTTCTATAAGTCAGTTGCGGTGGCTCACTCTTACGCACGGAATCTTCAGTAACATGGCACGCTTCAACATCGTTAAGCGAAGGGAGGCGATAGAGCGTATCGAGCATAATCTTTTCAAAAACCGCCCTTAACCCACGCGCACCGGTTTCGCGTTCAATCACCTCATCCGCGATAGCGGTTAATGCTTCATCAGTTGTGTGGAATTGTACACCTTCATAAGCCAAAAGATGCCGATATTGTTTCACCAGAGCGTTCTTAGGTTCAGTGAGGATCCGAACGAGTGCCTGCGCATCCAATTCATGAAGCGTTGTGACAACTGGGAGTCGTCCAATTAACTCCGGTA encodes the following:
- a CDS encoding ATP-dependent Clp protease ATP-binding subunit ClpX; its protein translation is PELIGRLPVVTTLHELDAQALVRILTEPKNALVKQYRHLLAYEGVQFHTTDEALTAIADEVIERETGARGLRAVFEKIMLDTLYRLPSLNDVEACHVTEDSVRKSEPPQLTYRKSEALKTA